The Colias croceus chromosome 3, ilColCroc2.1 genome includes a region encoding these proteins:
- the LOC123705826 gene encoding proteolipid protein 2-like, whose amino-acid sequence MAVQPNAQSMGSSNTVFNTQTRFDSSYVKSLPGILKVVAIVLDFLGYICIQASAFSSNWRGVYFMVAAHLGLWFTAILLLFYTFHIIEKYHNVKWLHIEMIGCGIVSFLYLIGSSIVVAFGSAAYSAAGFFGYLAMVLYGYEAFAKFQAIKAGDLAQGSRVVTKQMHVTTPPALP is encoded by the exons ATGGCAGTTCAACCGAACGCTCAGTCAATGGGCTCGTCAAATACAGTGTTCAACACACAGACTAGATTTGACTCATCTTATGTTAAGAGTTTACCAGGAATCTTAAAAGTTGTGGCTATT GTACTCGACTTTCTCGGTTACATTTGCATACAAGCATCTGCTTTCTCGTCAAACTGGCGAGGGGTGTACTTCATGGTGGCAGCACACCTGGGCCTCTGGTTCACAGCCATACTACTTCTGTTCTATACATTCCACATTATTGAGAAGTACCACAATGTGAAGTGGCTGCATATAGAGATGATTGGCTGCGGGATTGTGTCATTCTTGTATTTGATTGGGTCATCGATCGTGGTCGCGTTCGGATCGGCGGCTTATTCCGCGGCTGGG TTCTTCGGCTATCTAGCAATGGTGTTGTACGGCTACGAAGCCTTCGCCAAGTTCCAAGCGATCAAAGCAGGTGATCTGGCGCAGGGCAGCCGCGTGGTAACCAAGCAGATGCACGTGACCACGCCGCCCGCGTTGCCATAG
- the LOC123705827 gene encoding proteolipid protein 2-like, whose product MFDHFTQNSAPPPPPPPKKTLKFDKGYIKTWPGILKVVEVVCNMVGFICIKISWTWLSAIFYNIVYWIGNIITIVLFLMYMFHFVEKYENLPWLKGEFFFCTLMCLAYIITSIFAMTIGESVGYAVGFFGACAIAAYGVEAFLKYKAWKRGLPAQ is encoded by the exons ATGTTTGACCATTTCACACAAAATTCTGCCCCACCACCTCCACCACCACCTAAAAAGACTTTAAAGTTTGATAAAGGATATATAAAAACATGGCCTGGAATATTAAAAGTAGTTGAAGTG GTATGCAACATGGTTGGCTTCATCTGCATCAAAATCTCCTGGACGTGGCTGTCAGCTATTTTCTACAACATAGTGTATTGGATCGGGAACATTATCACCATAGTCTTGTTCCTCATGTACATGTTCCACTTTGTTGAGAAGTACGAGAACTTGCCGTGGCTGAAAGGAGAGTTCTTCTTTTGCACTTTAATGTGTCTGGCGTATATTATAACATCTATTTTTGCTATGACGATTGGTGAAAGCGTAGGGTATGCGGTTGGG TTCTTCGGTGCGTGCGCAATCGCTGCATATGGTGTGGAAGCATTCCTGAAATACAAGGCATGGAAGCGAGGATTGCCGGCTCAATAA